One genomic region from Salvia hispanica cultivar TCC Black 2014 chromosome 2, UniMelb_Shisp_WGS_1.0, whole genome shotgun sequence encodes:
- the LOC125203412 gene encoding uncharacterized protein LOC125203412 isoform X1 — MVTIITTSTRNPCSSLIPQICFHNIVPSARLSLFPSSSSSSSALVVKCSNNGSPASDEGSLKDMLSGMVDERVEQLLNKEENKALLQGLEQASSRVEIAKRQLAEIQKQEAEARVMREYIDQLESKASEIAECQKEILEARAMVEEAELSLNSASKEMESGMSDKDKERLQSVIAASVSAVIGTLAELPISLSRVTSNTQLILPLAITFVSCALFGVTFRYAIRRDLDNFQLKAGTSAAFGCVKGLAMLEAGAPLELNASSIVSHAFDGAVYVSESLLIFLFAGVALDFCIKLRILSPFPIERT; from the exons ATGGTAACCATCATCACAACAAGCACCCGAAACCCATGTTCGAGTTTGATCCCCCAAATTTGTTTCCATAACATAGTCCCTTCAGCCAGATTGTCTCTGTttccttcatcatcatcatcatcatcagctCTGGTTGTGAAATGCAGCAACAATGGCAGCCCAGCTAGTGATGAAGGGAGTTTGAAGGATATGTTGTCAGGTATGGTGGATGAGAGAGTTGAGCAACTTTTGAACAAAGAGGAGAACAAGGCTCTTTTACAAGGACTAGAACAAGCCTCTTCTAGAGTTGAAATTGCGAAGAGGCAGCTCGCTGAGATTCAAAAGCAAGAAGCGGAGGCCAGGGTTATGAGGGAATATATTGATCAGCTTGAATCAAAGGCATCAGAG ATAGCTGAATGCCAGAAAGAAATCTTAGAAGCAAGAGCTATGGTGGAAGAAGCAGAGCTATCATTGAACAGTGCTTCAAAAGAAATGGAAAGTGGAATGTCGGACAAAGATAAGGAGAGACTGCAGTCTGTTATAGCTGCTTCAGTATCAGCTGTTATTGGCACTCTTGCAGAACTTCCTATTTCTTTGTCCCGGGTTACGAGCAATACCCAACTGATACTTCCTCTGGCTATCACCTTTGTTAGTTGTGCATTATTCGGAGTAACTTTCCGCTATGCAATCAGACGAGACTTGGATAATTTTCAGCTAAAAGCAGGGACATCTGCAGCATTTGGCTGTGTAAAGG GGCTAGCAATGCTCGAAGCTGGAGCGCCGCTGGAGCTAAATGCCAGCAGTATTGTGTCCCATGCTTTTGATGGTGCGGTGTATGTTTCTGAAAgtcttttgatttttctatttgCTGGAGTTGCTCTAGACTTTTGCATAAAGTTGAGAATCCTTAGTCCATTTCCAATTGAGAGAACATAA
- the LOC125203412 gene encoding uncharacterized protein LOC125203412 isoform X2, whose translation MLSGMVDERVEQLLNKEENKALLQGLEQASSRVEIAKRQLAEIQKQEAEARVMREYIDQLESKASEIAECQKEILEARAMVEEAELSLNSASKEMESGMSDKDKERLQSVIAASVSAVIGTLAELPISLSRVTSNTQLILPLAITFVSCALFGVTFRYAIRRDLDNFQLKAGTSAAFGCVKGLAMLEAGAPLELNASSIVSHAFDGAVYVSESLLIFLFAGVALDFCIKLRILSPFPIERT comes from the exons ATGTTGTCAGGTATGGTGGATGAGAGAGTTGAGCAACTTTTGAACAAAGAGGAGAACAAGGCTCTTTTACAAGGACTAGAACAAGCCTCTTCTAGAGTTGAAATTGCGAAGAGGCAGCTCGCTGAGATTCAAAAGCAAGAAGCGGAGGCCAGGGTTATGAGGGAATATATTGATCAGCTTGAATCAAAGGCATCAGAG ATAGCTGAATGCCAGAAAGAAATCTTAGAAGCAAGAGCTATGGTGGAAGAAGCAGAGCTATCATTGAACAGTGCTTCAAAAGAAATGGAAAGTGGAATGTCGGACAAAGATAAGGAGAGACTGCAGTCTGTTATAGCTGCTTCAGTATCAGCTGTTATTGGCACTCTTGCAGAACTTCCTATTTCTTTGTCCCGGGTTACGAGCAATACCCAACTGATACTTCCTCTGGCTATCACCTTTGTTAGTTGTGCATTATTCGGAGTAACTTTCCGCTATGCAATCAGACGAGACTTGGATAATTTTCAGCTAAAAGCAGGGACATCTGCAGCATTTGGCTGTGTAAAGG GGCTAGCAATGCTCGAAGCTGGAGCGCCGCTGGAGCTAAATGCCAGCAGTATTGTGTCCCATGCTTTTGATGGTGCGGTGTATGTTTCTGAAAgtcttttgatttttctatttgCTGGAGTTGCTCTAGACTTTTGCATAAAGTTGAGAATCCTTAGTCCATTTCCAATTGAGAGAACATAA
- the LOC125203411 gene encoding F-box protein At1g78280 encodes MDSASPNFPAVKDRRTDALGDLRVIPDEILCIILTRLAPHDVGRLSCVSSVMYILCNEEPLWMSLCLRIANHEIEYKGSWKKTALDQLNLLHKYNEAPRRTLQFDGFSSLFLYRRLYRCHTSLNGFSFDDGNVERKENISFEEFHMEYDCQKPVMISGLADNWPARKSWTSEELLLKYPETKFRISQRSSKKVSMKFKDYVSYTQVQHDEDPLYIFSDEFGEVAPDLLKDYSVPHIFKEDYFDVLDTDQRPSYRWLIIGPERSGASWHVDPGLTSAWNTLLCGRKRWALYPPGRVPLGVTMHVNENDGDVDIESPSSLQWWLDFYPLLADADKPIECTQLPGETIYVPSGWWHCVLNLETTIAVTQNFVNSKNFEFVCLDMAPGYRHKGVCRAGLLALDDSSFVDDENNSMCTENGSSHFNLDRREKRLRIEEGCSENCTNGKSLTDGCGGALEYSYDISFLSKFLDHERDHYNSLWSSGNCIGQREMRDWLWKLWVQKPGIRDLIWKGACLALNAGIWYERVGAICNFLEFPGPSLDEKLPVGTGSNPVYLIDDYVIKIFVEGGLEASLYCLGTELEFYNIVHKLDSSLKTYIPSVLASGILLSENGSYKVLPWDGRGIPELIGSSSVSSIKHKEVDYPFGLVAKKNFEYLNAGKPLNESENCVKPSSAWPYIVTRRCKGNIFAELRDTLSSEDELNLASFLGKQLHDLHLLPVPRPSCNISVPVIGEDYIQPLHCSGFSENVTDRIGHPADLELFISILNRKRKDVGKRLAQWGHPIPSNLIEKVDDYIPRDLNILFDELEHKPECRSYTWIHSDIMDDNIYMMPYSDSMLEENLSEPCVEEGGIKRTNNSNIHKLSWVPSYILDFSNLSAGEPILDLIPVYLDIFRGDPRLLKQFLSSYNLPFVRQKSLSERVDCNRFNRLSYRAMCYCILHDDNVLGAIFGIWRELRSATSWEEVEEKVWGYLNTYI; translated from the exons ATGGACTCCGCCTCGCCTAACTTCCCTGCCGTCAAAGATCGCCGCACTGATGCGCTCGGCGATCTGCGCGTTATTCCCGACGAAATTctatgtattatattgactaGGCTCGCGCCGCACGATGTTGGCCGCCTCTCCTGCGTCAGCAG CGTGATGTACATACTGTGCAATGAGGAGCCTCTCTGGATGAGCCTATGCCTTCGCATTGCAAATCATGAGATTGAGTACAAAGGCTCATGGAAGAAAACAGCCTTGGATCA ACTAAATTTGCTACACAAATATAATGAAGCTCCCAGAAGAACTTTGCAGTTTGATG GATTCAGTTCGTTGTTTCTCTATAGAAGATTGTACAGATGTCATACTTCATTAAATGGATTCTCGTTTGATGATGGAAATGTGGAGCGAAAGGAGAACATCTCCTTTGAAGAGTTTCATATGGAGTATGATTGTCAAAAACCG GTCATGATAAGTGGATTGGCTGATAATTGGCCCGCAAGAAAGTCATGGACAAGTGAGGAACTTTTATTGAAGTATCCAGAAACTAAGTTCAGAATATCACAGAGAAGTTCAAAGAAAGTCAGTATGAAATTTAAGGATTATGTTTCTTACACGCAAGTCCAACATGATGAGGATcctctttacattttttctgATGAg TTTGGGGAAGTCGCACCAGATTTGTTGAAGGATTATAGTGTGCCACATATATTTAAAGAAGATTACTTTGATGTGCTGGATACTGATCAGCGACCGTCTTACAGATGGCTTATAATTGGACCTGAAAGATCTGGGGCATCTTGGCATGTTGATCCAGGTCTGACTAGCGCATGGAATACCCTCCTTTGTGGCCGAAAAAG GTGGGCATTGTATCCACCAGGAAGAGTTCCTTTAGGAGTGACAATGCATGTAAATGAGAATGACGGTGATGTTGATATCGAGAGTCCATCTTCTTTGCAG TGGTGGCTGGATTTCTATCCCCTGCTTGCTGATGCTGACAAGCCaatagagtgcacccaacTTCCGGGGGAGACAATATATGTCCCAAGTGGTTGGTGGCACTGTGTGCTAAATTTGGAGACAACTATTGCAGTCACGCAAAATTTTGTTAACTCCAAAAACTTTGAATTTGTTTGCTTGGACATGGCTCCTGGTTACCGTCATAAAGGCGTCTGCCGTGCAGGGTTGCTTGCTCTTGATGACAGCAGCTTTGTAGATGATGAAAATAATTCCATGTGCACTGAAAATGGCTCAAGCCACTTTAATCTCGACAGGAGAGAGAAGAGGCTAAGGATAGAGGAGGGGTGCTCTGAGAATTGTACAAATGGAAAATCTCTGACTGATGGATGTGGTGGTGCTTTAGAATACTCTTATGACATAAGTTTTTTGAGTAAGTTTCTAGATCATGAGAGGGATCACTACAATTCTCTGTGGAGCTCTGGAAACTGCATAGGGCAGCGAGAAATGCGAGATTGGTTATGGAAGCTCTGGGTCCAAAAGCCAGGAATTAGAGACCTAATATGGAAG GGAGCCTGTCTTGCGTTAAATGCTGGGATATGGTATGAACGTGTGGGAGCCATTTGCAACTTTCTTGAATTCCCAGGACCTTCACTTGATGAGAAACTTCCTGTCGGCACAGGCAGCAATCCT GTGTATCTTATCGACGACTatgtgataaaaatatttgttgaagGAGGTCTGGAAGCTTCTCTTTATTGTTTAGGCACTGAG CTTGAATTCTATAATATTGTACATAAATTGGACTCCTCTTTGAAGACTTACATTCCGTCTGTATTAGCAAGTGGGATTCTTCTTTCTGAAAATGGGTCATATAAAGTATTGCCCTGGGATGGTAGAGGCATACCTGAGCTAATTGGCAGCAGCAGTGTCTCATCAATAAAGCATAAAGAAGTCGATTATCCATTTGGTCTCGTGGCCAAAAAGAATTTTGAATATCTAAATGCAGGAAAGCCGTTGAATGAGTcagaaaattgtgttaaacCCTCTTCAGCGTGGCCCTATATTGTGACAAGAAGGTGCAAGGGGAATATATTTGCTGAACT GAGAGATACACTCTCATCAGAAGATGAGCTCAACCTGGCTTCCTTCTTAGGCAAGCAGCTGCATGATCTCCACCTGTTACCTGTGCCCCGTCCATCTTGTAATATCTCAGTTCCTGTGATCGGAGAAGATTATATTCAGCCGTTACATTGTAGTGGGTTTTCAGAAAATGTTACAGATAGGATTGGCCATCCAGCCGATTTGGAGTTATTTATCAGCatcttaaatagaaaaaggaaagatgTTGGGAAGCGCTTGGCTCAGTG GGGTCATCCGATACCTAGTAACCTCATAGAGAAAGTTGACGACTACATCCCTCGTGacttgaatatattatttgatgaaTTGGAG CATAAGCCAGAATGCCGATCTTACACCTGGATACACTCTGATATTATGGACGATAATATCTACATGATGCCTTACTCAGATTCTATGTTAGAGGAAAATCTTTCTGAGCCTTGTGTTGAAGAGGGTGGCATTAAAAGAACTAACAACAGCAATATACATAAGCTTTCCTGGGTTCCAAGCTACATCCTtgattttagtaatttgtCAGCTG GCGAACCCATACTTGACCTGATTCCAGTATACCTTGATATTTTCCGTGGAGATCCCCGTCTCCTGAAACAGTTCCTCAGTAGTTATAATCTCCCATTTGTGAGGCAAAAGTCCCTGTCAGAGAGAGTAGACTGCAACAGATTCAATCGGCTATCTTATCGAGCAAT GTGCTATTGTATTTTGCATGATGACAATGTCTTGGGAGCTATTTTCGGCATCTGGAGAGAATTAAGGTCAGCAACATCATGGGAGGAGGTTGAGGAGAAAGTTTGGGGTTATTTAAACacttatatttaa
- the LOC125204145 gene encoding uncharacterized protein LOC125204145 → MSLAVEASAALLSDITGAGEALSLDDETSAAFVSDITGAGEALSLDDETSAAFVSDITGAGEALSLDDETSVALLSDITGAGEALSLDDETSAALLADTTGAGEALSLDDDTSAALLSDITGAGEALPTDVSSSSKDLTGSAG, encoded by the coding sequence ATGTCTTTGGCCGTTGAAGCATCAGCGGCCTTGTTATCTGATATAACCGGGGCTGGTGAAGCTTTGTCTTTAGACGATGAAACGTCAGCGGCCTTTGTATCTGATATAACCGGGGCTGGTGAAGCTTTGTCTTTAGACGATGAAACGTCAGCGGCCTTTGTATCTGATATAACCGGGGCTGGTGAAGCTTTGTCTTTAGACGATGAAACATCAGTGGCCTTGTTATCTGATATAACCGGGGCTGGTGAAGCTTTGTCCTTAGACGATGAAACGTCAGCAGCCTTGTTAGCTGATACAACCGGGGCTGGTGAAGCTTTGTCTTTAGACGATGACACATCAGCGGCCTTGTTATCTGATATAACCGGGGCTGGTGAAGCTTTGCCTACTGATGTGTCGTCGTCTTCTAAAGACTTGACTGGTAGTGCAGGATAA
- the LOC125206810 gene encoding protein WEAK CHLOROPLAST MOVEMENT UNDER BLUE LIGHT 1-like, whose protein sequence is MSSEDENKSDSAVPKAEESNKEKETYFTQSEAKSDAVPPSPVVSSEKEAPSQNSSVLMVPEDGDPPGNASLYSFPTYGESKSSSSLELKTSRNDVANGHAVKDDKAEGKIVARPSTDDDYVGAVPSPQHRRCVSVDIIAKIPANYSSSTPSPKTGLGRGADGLTRTQIDTAQPFESVKAAVSKFGGIVDWKAHRVHTVERRKYIEQELNKAQEEMPSYKQQCQAANEAKIQVLKQLESTKRLIEELKLNLERAQTEEQQAKQDSELAKLRVEEMEQGIADEASFAAKAQLEVAKARHAAAVAELKSVKDELEQLRRDYDLLIAEKEAAEKKAEEAHFASKQVEKSVESLTIELITLKQSLDSAHSAHLEAEEHRIGAVMAKEQDSLNWEVELKQAEEELEKLNQQMITTKELKSKLAEAMTQLQDLKAELAAYMESKSDETGSEDPLKEPATKTRADFETAINAAKNELSDVKLKLERATKEENILKVASASLKSQLENENAELQAIQEREGTASAAATSLHAELNRIKSEINAIRMKEEEEREKLVELPLQMQKAAEEVEQAKELARTAGEELKKAKDEADEAKAGVSTREGKLRAVQKEIEAAKAAERLALAAISALQESESAQRNVDEDSVNGITLSLEEYYELSKRAHEAEEQANTRVAAAMSQIEAAKESEQKSLNKLEEVSQDMSKRKDALEIALQKAEAATERKLGAEEELRKWRADHELKRKNAESGTSATGKSSKDGKDSKNQKSPKSGTSKGTDTQDGKSGKKKKKSFFPRIFMFLGRKKSSHSSSKGE, encoded by the exons ATGTCTTCAGAAGATGAGAACAAATCAGATAGTGCTGTTCCAAAAGCTGAAGAGAGTAACAAGGAAAAAGAAACCTATTTTACGCAATCAGAAGCCAAGTCAGACGCAGTTCCGCCTTCTCCGGTTGTATCTAGTGAAAAAGAAGCTCCATCCCAGAATTCGAGCGTACTCATGGTACCAGAAGACGGAGATCCTCCTGGAAATGCTAGCCTTTACAGTTTTCCGACGTATGGAGAATCCAAGTCTTCGAGTTCGTTGGAATTGAAAACAAGCAGAAACGACGTTGCCAATGGACACGCAGTGAAAGATGACAAGGCAGAAGGAAAAATTGTTGCACGGCCATCTACGGATGATGACTACGTGGGTGCGGTACCATCTCCGCAACACAGGAGATGTGTTAGTGTTGATATCATTGCCAAAATTCCTGCTAATTATAGTAGCAGTACTCCGAGTCCAAAAACTGGTTTGGGTAGAGGGGCTGACGGCTTAACCCGAACACAGATTGACACAGCACAACCTTTCGAATCTGTGAAGGCAGCCGTCTCAAAGTTTGGGGGGATTGTCGACTGGAAGGCCCATCGTGTGCATACCGTGGAG AGACGGAAGTACATTGAGCAAGAGCTCAATAAAGCACAGGAGGAAATGCCGTCGTATAAGCAACAATGTCAGGCAGCGAACGAGGCGAAAATTCAAGTCCTGAAACAGCTAGAAAGCACTAAAAGACTGATTGAAGAGTTAAAGCTTAATCTTGAAAGAGCACAAACAGAGGAGCAGCAAGCAAAACAGGATTCTGAACTTGCGAAGCTGAGGGTGGAAGAGATGGAGCAAGGGATTGCTGATGAGGCTAGCTTTGCTGCAAAGGCACAGCTTGAGGTCGCCAAGGCACGACATGCTGCTGCAGTTGCGGAGCTCAAATCTGTCAAAGACGAGCTCGAGCAGCTCAGACGAGACTATGATTTGCTGATAGCTGAGAAAGAAGCAGCTGAGAAAAAAGCTGAAGAAGCTCACTTTGCTTCTAAACAAGTTGAGAAGTCAGTCGAGAGTTTGACAATCGAGCTCATTACTCTGAAGCAGTCGCTAGATTCTGCACATTCTGCACATCTGGAGGCCGAGGAACACAGAATCGGAGCAGTTATGGCTAAAGAGCAAGACAGTCTTAACTGGGAGGTGGAACTGAAACAGGCTGAGGAGGAGCTCGAGAAACTAAACCAGCAAATGATTACGACGAAAGAATTGAAATCAAAGTTGGCTGAAGCTATGACACAGCTGCAGGATTTGAAGGCTGAATTGGCTGCTTATATGGAATCCAAATCAGATGAAACCGGCAGCGAAGATCCACTTAAAGAGCCTGCGACAAAAACTCGCGCAGACTTTGAGACTGCTATCAATGCAGCAAAGAACGAGCTTTCAGATGTAAAGCTCAAACTCGAGAGAGCAACAAAGGAAGAAAACATTTTGAAGGTGGCTTCCGCATCATTGAAATCACAACTCGAGAATGAAAATGCAGAGCTTCAGGCCATCCAGGAGAGGGAAGGAACAGCGTCCGCTGCAGCTACGTCTCTCCACGCGGAGCTGAACAGGATCAAGTCCGAAATCAATGCCATACGGATGAAGGAGGAAGAGGAAAGAGAGAAATTGGTTGAGCTTCCCTTGCAAATGCAGAAGGCAGCTGAAGAAGTAGAACAAGCAAAAGAGCTAGCAAGGACAGCTGGTGAGGAACTCAAGAAAGCGAAAGATGAAGCAGATGAGGCAAAGGCAGGTGTCAGCACAAGGGAGGGAAAACTGCGCGCAGTTCAGAAAGAAATCGAAGCTGCAAAGGCAGCCGAGAGGCTGGCACTGGCAGCTATAAGCGCATTGCAGGAAAGTGAATCTGCTCAAAGGAACGTGGACGAGGATTCAGTAAATGGAATCACACTATCTTTAGAAGAGTATTACGAGCTGAGCAAGAGGGCACACGAGGCCGAGGAGCAAGCAAACACGAGGGTGGCTGCAGCTATGTCTCAAATAGAGGCAGCCAAGGAGTCAGAGCAGAAGAGCTTGAATAAACTGGAGGAAGTGAGCCAGGATATGTCTAAGCGGAAGGATGCACTTGAGATAGCATTGCAGAAGGCCGAAGCAGCCACAGAGAGGAAACTGGGCGCTGAAGAGGAATTACGGAAGTGGAGAGCTGATCACGAACTGAAACGGAAGAATGCTGAGTCCGGTACCTCAGCCACCGGTAAAAGTTCAAAAGATGGGAAAGATTCTAAGAATCAAAAGTCTCCCAAGTCAGGCACCAGCAAAGGCACAGACACTCAAGATGGGAAATctggaaagaagaagaagaaatcatTCTTCCCGCGAATCTTCATGTTCCTGGGAAGAAAGAAGTCATCACATTCGTCTTCGAAGGGAGAGTAA
- the LOC125204144 gene encoding probable inactive heme oxygenase 2, chloroplastic isoform X2, translating into MAYVSPLINPSASLNFIKTTSTLLLIKPYVAPKFFTLHTNPFALNCTKFTSLAAASETESDYDTDGIEYSDDEEAPPPNGQSPSPVKQRRRRYRKKYPGEDNGITEEMRFVAMKLRNNGKSKSRRASAAAVVSEDLEIESDKEKEGNNGDEINETWQPSIEGFMKFLVDSRLVFSTVERIVDESTDVSYVYFRRTGLERSDCILRDLEWLREQGHEIPEPSNPGVNYVKYLEDLADKSPPLFLCHFYNIYFSHIAGGQVISRQVSDMLFDGRELEIYKWDGDAEELLKGVREKLNALGEHWSRDEKTRCLRETTKAFRFLGQIVRLIIL; encoded by the exons ATGGCATACGTTTCTCCTCTAATAAACCCTTCAGCATCACTGAATTTCATCAAAACCACAAGCACGCTGCTGTTGATAAAACCCTACGTCGCACCAAAATTCTTCACACTCCACACAAATCCTTTTGCCCTGAATTGCACAAAATTCACCTCGCTCGCCGCAGCTTCCGAAACAGAAAGCGACTACGACACCGATGGAATTGAATACTCGGACGACGAAGAAGCGCCGCCGCCAAATGGACAGTCTCCGTCTCCGGTGAAACAGCGCCGGCGCCGTTACAGGAAGAAGTACCCGGGCGAGGATAATGGCATCACCGAGGAGATGCGGTTCGTGGCCATGAAACTCAGAAACAACGGGAAATCAAAGAGCCGGAGAGCttctgctgctgctgttgttAGTGAAGACCTAGAAATTGAGAGTGACAAAGAGAAAGAGGGAAACAACGGTGATGAGATTAATGAGACGTGGCAGCCGAGTATTGAGGGGTTTATGAAGTTTTTGGTGGACAGCAGACTGGTTTTCAGCACGGTTGAGCGCATTGTTGATGAGTCTACTGACGTTTCTT ATGTTTACTTTAGGAGGACTGGTTTGGAAAGGTCAGATTGCATTTTAAGGGATTTAGAATGGTTAAGGGAGCAAGGTCATGAGATTCCAGAACCTAGCAATCCAGGAGTCAACTACGTGAAATATTTGGAGGATCTTGCGGACAAGAGTCCGCCGTTGTTCCTCTGCCACTTCTACAACATCTATTTCTCACACATAGCCGGGGGACAAGTGATATCTAGACAG GTCTCAGATATGCTCTTTGATGGGAGAGAACTGGAGATCTATAAATGGGATGGAGATGCAGAAGAGTTGTTGAAAGGTGTTCGTGAGAAGCTTAACGCGCTTGGAGAG CATTGGTCAAGGGATGAGAAAACCAGGTGCCTAAGAGAAACAACCAAAGCATTTCGGTTCCTGGGCCAGATAGTACGGCTGATCATACTTTAA
- the LOC125204144 gene encoding probable inactive heme oxygenase 2, chloroplastic isoform X1 yields the protein MAYVSPLINPSASLNFIKTTSTLLLIKPYVAPKFFTLHTNPFALNCTKFTSLAAASETESDYDTDGIEYSDDEEAPPPNGQSPSPVKQRRRRYRKKYPGEDNGITEEMRFVAMKLRNNGKSKSRRASAAAVVSEDLEIESDKEKEGNNGDEINETWQPSIEGFMKFLVDSRLVFSTVERIVDESTDVSYVYFRRTGLERSDCILRDLEWLREQGHEIPEPSNPGVNYVKYLEDLADKSPPLFLCHFYNIYFSHIAGGQVISRQIQTRYQVSDMLFDGRELEIYKWDGDAEELLKGVREKLNALGEHWSRDEKTRCLRETTKAFRFLGQIVRLIIL from the exons ATGGCATACGTTTCTCCTCTAATAAACCCTTCAGCATCACTGAATTTCATCAAAACCACAAGCACGCTGCTGTTGATAAAACCCTACGTCGCACCAAAATTCTTCACACTCCACACAAATCCTTTTGCCCTGAATTGCACAAAATTCACCTCGCTCGCCGCAGCTTCCGAAACAGAAAGCGACTACGACACCGATGGAATTGAATACTCGGACGACGAAGAAGCGCCGCCGCCAAATGGACAGTCTCCGTCTCCGGTGAAACAGCGCCGGCGCCGTTACAGGAAGAAGTACCCGGGCGAGGATAATGGCATCACCGAGGAGATGCGGTTCGTGGCCATGAAACTCAGAAACAACGGGAAATCAAAGAGCCGGAGAGCttctgctgctgctgttgttAGTGAAGACCTAGAAATTGAGAGTGACAAAGAGAAAGAGGGAAACAACGGTGATGAGATTAATGAGACGTGGCAGCCGAGTATTGAGGGGTTTATGAAGTTTTTGGTGGACAGCAGACTGGTTTTCAGCACGGTTGAGCGCATTGTTGATGAGTCTACTGACGTTTCTT ATGTTTACTTTAGGAGGACTGGTTTGGAAAGGTCAGATTGCATTTTAAGGGATTTAGAATGGTTAAGGGAGCAAGGTCATGAGATTCCAGAACCTAGCAATCCAGGAGTCAACTACGTGAAATATTTGGAGGATCTTGCGGACAAGAGTCCGCCGTTGTTCCTCTGCCACTTCTACAACATCTATTTCTCACACATAGCCGGGGGACAAGTGATATCTAGACAG ATTCAAACTCGTTACCAGGTCTCAGATATGCTCTTTGATGGGAGAGAACTGGAGATCTATAAATGGGATGGAGATGCAGAAGAGTTGTTGAAAGGTGTTCGTGAGAAGCTTAACGCGCTTGGAGAG CATTGGTCAAGGGATGAGAAAACCAGGTGCCTAAGAGAAACAACCAAAGCATTTCGGTTCCTGGGCCAGATAGTACGGCTGATCATACTTTAA